In Achromobacter xylosoxidans A8, a single window of DNA contains:
- a CDS encoding antibiotic biosynthesis monooxygenase family protein, with the protein MTTSTRRQRESVKPEFPFNIEDHMTKSPVQSTRTVLESGFKIVPGKEDGFARFNDALHPVAVSQDGFESVYGGAILDSAWRYVGVRFASAEQMDAWHNHPRHKAAQKAAYDRWWTAVYMRKWREPAPGEAMTGKVMTETRLTVPIPLADAQLRALTEILTCLADIGASPLETLTGEYEARPYQLIGPDDAPPETGGVVYLLITHWPTPQAAAAWRESTAYRALQDIGAVTSDTFMAMPETRPRDHLRDDKLQREWTLQGQRQPTTT; encoded by the coding sequence ATGACGACATCGACGCGCAGGCAGCGTGAGTCCGTAAAGCCCGAATTTCCCTTCAACATTGAGGATCACATGACGAAATCACCCGTGCAGTCCACGCGAACCGTGCTGGAGAGCGGCTTCAAGATCGTTCCCGGCAAAGAGGACGGTTTCGCCCGTTTCAACGATGCACTGCATCCTGTCGCGGTCAGCCAGGATGGCTTTGAATCGGTGTATGGCGGGGCAATCCTTGATTCAGCCTGGCGGTATGTAGGCGTGCGCTTCGCCAGCGCCGAACAAATGGACGCCTGGCATAACCACCCGCGGCACAAGGCTGCCCAGAAGGCAGCATACGACCGTTGGTGGACAGCGGTCTATATGCGCAAATGGCGCGAACCCGCACCCGGTGAAGCCATGACCGGAAAAGTCATGACCGAAACTCGTCTGACTGTCCCCATCCCCCTGGCCGACGCGCAACTCCGCGCCTTGACAGAAATCCTGACCTGTCTGGCCGATATTGGCGCCTCCCCCTTGGAAACCCTGACGGGGGAGTACGAAGCCCGTCCCTACCAGCTCATCGGCCCCGACGACGCCCCGCCGGAAACCGGCGGTGTTGTCTATTTGCTGATCACCCACTGGCCCACTCCCCAGGCTGCCGCCGCCTGGCGTGAGTCAACGGCGTACCGCGCGCTTCAGGACATCGGCGCCGTCACCTCCGACACATTCATGGCCATGCCTGAGACCCGGCCGCGCGACCATCTGCGCGACGACAAGTTGCAACGGGAATGGACGCTGCAGGGCCAGAGGCAGCCCACGACAACCTGA
- a CDS encoding MFS transporter, with product MSIAIAAAATNSLHTPSMRRRVIAGTTIGNALEFFDFTVFTFLMLVLGPLFFPAASGYGQLLLTTATFGVGFLMRPVGGMLIGSYADRHGRRAAMTLTLWLMGLGCALIAVAPTYAQLGMVGPVMMVLARLIQGFAAGGEVGASTTLLVEHAPRGKRGFYSSWQFGSQSLGVMLGALVVTLLTMGLTTEQMHAWGWRVPFVIGILTVPVGAYIRRNLEETLTSSPPDSGKPQPAALRRATPHQPLRRIFAEYKVTILKGILLLIGGMVSTQILSFYMPAYANRELGLPATSTLSASVVFGAVGFLIAPFVGMLADRYGRKRVIFWSRLATLIVLLPCFQWLMAAPSTERLMLLVALFALLVALQSAPAFTMLPELFPKAVRTTGMSVVYGLGISVFGGFAQFFVTWLLHVTGNSMAPAWFLMVAIALSTVVLFWIDDRTHDDIDGQEA from the coding sequence ATGTCTATCGCAATCGCAGCAGCTGCGACCAACTCACTACATACGCCGTCCATGCGCCGGCGCGTCATCGCCGGCACCACCATCGGCAACGCACTCGAATTCTTCGACTTCACCGTTTTCACTTTCCTGATGCTGGTGCTGGGTCCACTGTTCTTTCCGGCCGCCTCGGGCTACGGCCAATTGCTGTTGACCACCGCCACTTTCGGCGTGGGGTTCCTGATGCGGCCCGTGGGCGGCATGCTGATCGGCTCCTATGCCGACCGCCACGGCCGCCGCGCGGCCATGACGCTGACACTGTGGCTGATGGGCCTGGGCTGTGCCCTGATCGCCGTGGCGCCCACCTATGCACAATTGGGCATGGTCGGCCCGGTCATGATGGTGTTGGCCCGCCTGATCCAGGGCTTCGCCGCCGGCGGCGAGGTCGGAGCCTCGACCACCCTGCTGGTCGAACACGCGCCGCGCGGCAAGCGCGGCTTCTATTCCAGCTGGCAGTTCGGCAGCCAGTCGCTAGGCGTGATGCTTGGGGCGCTGGTCGTGACGCTGCTGACCATGGGGTTGACCACCGAGCAGATGCACGCCTGGGGCTGGCGCGTGCCGTTCGTCATCGGCATCCTGACCGTGCCCGTCGGCGCCTACATCCGCCGCAACCTTGAGGAAACACTGACGAGCTCGCCCCCGGACTCCGGCAAACCCCAGCCTGCGGCACTACGCCGTGCCACCCCTCACCAGCCGTTGCGCCGCATCTTTGCCGAGTACAAGGTCACCATATTGAAGGGCATCCTGCTGTTGATCGGTGGCATGGTCAGCACGCAGATCCTCAGCTTCTACATGCCGGCGTACGCCAACCGGGAACTGGGCTTGCCGGCCACGTCCACGCTATCGGCCAGCGTCGTGTTCGGCGCGGTCGGCTTCCTGATTGCCCCGTTCGTCGGCATGCTGGCCGACCGCTACGGCCGCAAGCGCGTGATCTTCTGGTCGCGCCTCGCCACCCTGATCGTCCTGCTCCCCTGCTTCCAATGGCTGATGGCCGCGCCCAGCACCGAGCGGCTGATGCTGCTCGTCGCCCTGTTCGCGCTGCTGGTGGCCCTGCAGTCGGCGCCCGCATTCACGATGCTTCCCGAACTCTTCCCCAAGGCCGTGCGCACGACCGGCATGTCCGTCGTGTATGGATTGGGCATATCCGTGTTCGGCGGCTTTGCGCAGTTCTTCGTGACCTGGCTGCTGCACGTGACCGGAAATTCCATGGCGCCGGCGTGGTTCCTGATGGTGGCCATAGCCCTCTCCACGGTGGTGCTGTTCTGGATTGACGACCGCACCCACGACGACATCGACGGCCAGGAGGCCTAA